A section of the Drosophila subobscura isolate 14011-0131.10 chromosome A, UCBerk_Dsub_1.0, whole genome shotgun sequence genome encodes:
- the LOC117903511 gene encoding uncharacterized protein LOC117903511 isoform X4, translated as MCGSLLPSLLAIGCLLALASADYRQDFEDLPVPDSEFDERHARSSSGIPAQAYAAPVIYNSQSSYSAPAAPSYSAPAAPSYSAPAPSYSAPAAPSYSAPASQGYSAPAAPSYSAPAAPSYSAPAAPSYSAPASQGYSAPAAPSYSAPAAPSYSAPAAPSYSAPAAPSYSAPAAPSYSAPAAPSYSAPASQGYSAPAAPSYSAPVGPSYSAPAAPSYSAPAAPSYSAPASQGYSAPAAPSYSAPAAPSYSAPAAPSYSAPAAPSYSAPASQGYSAPAAPSYSAPAAQSYSSNANPSYSAPKSSYSAPAAPSYSAPAAPSYSAPQSYSAPSYSAPAGPSYSAPAAPSYSAPAAPSYSAPKSSYSSSAPSSYSAPAAPSYSAPAAPSYSAPAAPSYSAHSAPSYSAPKSSYSAPAAPSYSAPAAPSYSAPAAPSYSAHAAPSYSAPKSSYSAPAAQAIQRLRLHLIQHMLLPAIQHQNHLIHHPHRRHTRHLPLKAIQHPPLPHTLATLAWGICWDQRELPTDPPRPATAVPPFPPSPVPRTTFSAARACSRRQPAAKARPTKSVSPWQHKEMIAIKLKRKKSDNSHVTPHGCYLL; from the exons ATGTGCGGATCGCTTCTCCCTTCACTACTGGCCATCGGATgcctgctggccctggcctcAGCTGACTACAGGCAGGACTTCGAGGACTTGCCCGTCCCCGACAGCGAGTTCGATGAACGCCACGCACGATCGTCTTCGGGCATTCCGGCTCAAGCATATGCCGCGCCCGTAATCTACAATTCGCAGTCCAGCTACTCGGCGCCTGCGGCCCCGTCTTATTcagcgccagcagctccaAGTTATTCGGCACCTGCTCCGAGCTATTCAGCACCTGCCGCTCCGAGCTATTCAGCACCGGCATCTCAAGGATATTCAGCGCCTGCAGCCCCATCTTACTCGGCACCTGCGGCTCCCTCTTATTCAGCACCTGCTGCTCCGAGCTATTCAGCACCAGCATCTCAAGGATATTCAGCGCCTGCAGCTCCATCTTACTcggcaccagcagctccaAGTTATTCGGCGCCAGCGGCTCCATCGTACTCAGCACCGGCTGCTCCGAGCTATTCAGCACCTGCCGCTCCGAGCTATTCAGCACCTGCCGCTCCGAGCTATTCAGCACCAGCATCTCAAGGATATTCAGCCCCTGCAGCACCATCTTATTCGGCACCAGTGGGTCCGAGCTATTCAGCACCAGCGGCTCCGAGCTATTCAGCACCCGCAGCTCCATCGTACTCAGCACCAGCATCTCAAGGATATTCAGCACCCGCAGCTCCTTCTTATTCAGCTCCAGCGGCTCCATCCTATTCAGCACCCGCAGCTCCATCTTATTCAGCTCCAGCCGCTCCATCGTACTCAGCACCAGCATCTCAAGGATATTCAGCTCCAGCGGCTCCATCTTATTCGGCACCAGCAGCCCAATCGTACTCATCAAATGCTAATCCCAGCTATTCAGCACCCAAATCATCTTATTCAGCGCCTGCAGCACCCAGCTATTCAGCACCCGCCGCTCCATCTTATTCGGCACCTCAAAGCTATTCAGCACCATCCTATTCAGCACCCGCCGGTCCATCATATTCTGCCCCAGCGGCTCCAAGTTATTCAGCCCCCGCAGCTCCATCTTATTCAGCACCCAAATCATCTTATTCATCATCCGCACCGTCATCATACTCAGCACCTGCTGCTCCGAGCTATTCTGCGCCTGCCGCACCAAGCTATTCAGCACCAGCTGCTCCCAGTTATTCGGCACATTCTGCTCCCAGCTATTCAGCACCAAAATCATCTTATTCAGCACCTGCTGCTCCAAGCTACTCAGCACCTGCCGCCCCAAGCTATTCAGCGCCTGCGGCTCCATCTTATTCAGCACATGCTGCTCCCAGCTATTCAGCACCAAAATCATCTTATTCAGCACCTGCCGCCCAAGCTATTCAGCGCCTGCGGCTCCATCTTATTCAGCACATGCTGCTCCCAGCTATTCAGCACCAAA ATCATCTTATTCATCATCCGCACCGTCGTCATACTCGGCACCTGCCGCTCAAAGCTATTCAGCACCCGCCGCTCCCGCATACTCTGGCTACGCTCGCATGGGGGATATGCTGGGATCAGCGAGAACTTCCTACGGATCCGCCCCGGCCAGCTACGGCGGTGCCACCATTCCCGCCCAGCCCTGTCCCAAGAACTACATTTTCAGCTGCCAGGGCGTGTTCCAGAAGACAGCCTGCAGCCAAGGCTCGTCCTACTAAGAGCGTATCGCCATGGCAACATAAAGAAATGATAGCAATAAAGttgaagagaaaaaaatcaGACAATTCGCACGTAACCCCCCATGGATGTTATTTACTTTGA
- the LOC117903511 gene encoding uncharacterized protein LOC117903511 isoform X6 — protein sequence MCGSLLPSLLAIGCLLALASADYRQDFEDLPVPDSEFDERHARSSSGIPAQAYAAPVIYNSQSSYSAPAAPAAPSYSAPAAPSYSAPASQGYSAPAAPSYSAPAAPSYSAPAAPSYSAPAAPSYSAPAAPSYSAPAAPSYSAPASQGYSAPAAPSYSAPVGPSYSAPAAPSYSAPAAPSYSAPASQGYSAPAAPSYSAPAAPSYSAPAAPSYSAPAAPSYSAPASQGYSAPAAPSYSAPAAQSYSSNANPSYSAPKSSYSAPAAPSYSAPAAPSYSAPQSYSAPSYSAPAGPSYSAPAAPSYSAPAAPSYSAPKSSYSSSAPSSYSAPAAPSYSAPAAPSYSAPAAPSYSAHSAPSYSAPKSSYSAPAAPSYSAPAAPSYSAPAAPSYSAHAAPSYSAPKSSYSAPAAQAIQRLRLHLIQHMLLPAIQHQNHLIQHLPPQAIQRLRLHLIQHMLLPAIQHQNHLIHHPHRRHTRHLPLKAIQHPPLPHTLATLAWGICWDQRELPTDPPRPATAVPPFPPSPVPRTTFSAARACSRRQPAAKARPTKSVSPWQHKEMIAIKLKRKKSDNSHVTPHGCYLL from the exons ATGTGCGGATCGCTTCTCCCTTCACTACTGGCCATCGGATgcctgctggccctggcctcAGCTGACTACAGGCAGGACTTCGAGGACTTGCCCGTCCCCGACAGCGAGTTCGATGAACGCCACGCACGATCGTCTTCGGGCATTCCGGCTCAAGCATATGCCGCGCCCGTAATCTACAATTCGCAGTCCAGCTACTCGGCGCCTG CGGCACCTGCGGCTCCCTCTTATTCAGCACCTGCTGCTCCGAGCTATTCAGCACCAGCATCTCAAGGATATTCAGCGCCTGCAGCTCCATCTTACTcggcaccagcagctccaAGTTATTCGGCGCCAGCGGCTCCATCGTACTCAGCACCGGCTGCTCCGAGCTATTCAGCACCTGCCGCTCCGAGCTATTCAGCACCTGCCGCTCCGAGCTATTCAGCACCAGCATCTCAAGGATATTCAGCCCCTGCAGCACCATCTTATTCGGCACCAGTGGGTCCGAGCTATTCAGCACCAGCGGCTCCGAGCTATTCAGCACCCGCAGCTCCATCGTACTCAGCACCAGCATCTCAAGGATATTCAGCACCCGCAGCTCCTTCTTATTCAGCTCCAGCGGCTCCATCCTATTCAGCACCCGCAGCTCCATCTTATTCAGCTCCAGCCGCTCCATCGTACTCAGCACCAGCATCTCAAGGATATTCAGCTCCAGCGGCTCCATCTTATTCGGCACCAGCAGCCCAATCGTACTCATCAAATGCTAATCCCAGCTATTCAGCACCCAAATCATCTTATTCAGCGCCTGCAGCACCCAGCTATTCAGCACCCGCCGCTCCATCTTATTCGGCACCTCAAAGCTATTCAGCACCATCCTATTCAGCACCCGCCGGTCCATCATATTCTGCCCCAGCGGCTCCAAGTTATTCAGCCCCCGCAGCTCCATCTTATTCAGCACCCAAATCATCTTATTCATCATCCGCACCGTCATCATACTCAGCACCTGCTGCTCCGAGCTATTCTGCGCCTGCCGCACCAAGCTATTCAGCACCAGCTGCTCCCAGTTATTCGGCACATTCTGCTCCCAGCTATTCAGCACCAAAATCATCTTATTCAGCACCTGCTGCTCCAAGCTACTCAGCACCTGCCGCCCCAAGCTATTCAGCGCCTGCGGCTCCATCTTATTCAGCACATGCTGCTCCCAGCTATTCAGCACCAAAATCATCTTATTCAGCACCTGCCGCCCAAGCTATTCAGCGCCTGCGGCTCCATCTTATTCAGCACATGCTGCTCCCAGCTATTCAGCACCAAAATCATCTTATTCAGCACCTGCCGCCCCAAGCTATTCAGCGCCTGCGGCTCCATCTTATTCAGCACATGCTGCTCCCAGCTATTCAGCACCAAAATCATCTTATTCATCATCCGCACCGTCGTCATACTCGGCACCTGCCGCTCAAAGCTATTCAGCACCCGCCGCTCCCGCATACTCTGGCTACGCTCGCATGGGGGATATGCTGGGATCAGCGAGAACTTCCTACGGATCCGCCCCGGCCAGCTACGGCGGTGCCACCATTCCCGCCCAGCCCTGTCCCAAGAACTACATTTTCAGCTGCCAGGGCGTGTTCCAGAAGACAGCCTGCAGCCAAGGCTCGTCCTACTAAGAGCGTATCGCCATGGCAACATAAAGAAATGATAGCAATAAAGttgaagagaaaaaaatcaGACAATTCGCACGTAACCCCCCATGGATGTTATTTACTTTGA
- the LOC117903511 gene encoding uncharacterized protein LOC117903511 isoform X9, whose amino-acid sequence MCGSLLPSLLAIGCLLALASADYRQDFEDLPVPDSEFDERHARSSSGIPAQAYAAPVIYNSQSSYSAPAAPSYSAPAAPSYSAPAPSYSAPAAPSYSAPASQGYSAPAAPSYSAPAAPSYSAPAAPSYSAPASQGYSAPAAPSYSAPAAPSYSAPAAPSYSAPAAPSYSAPAAPSYSAPAAPSYSAPAAPSYSAPASQGYSAPAAPSYSAPAAQSYSSNANPSYSAPKSSYSAPAAPSYSAPAAPSYSAPQSYSAPSYSAPAGPSYSAPAAPSYSAPAAPSYSAPKSSYSSSAPSSYSAPAAPSYSAPAAPSYSAPAAPSYSAHSAPSYSAPKSSYSAPAAPSYSAPAAPSYSAPAAPSYSAHAAPSYSAPKSSYSAPAAQAIQRLRLHLIQHMLLPAIQHQNHLIQHLPPQAIQRLRLHLIQHMLLPAIQHQNHLIHHPHRRHTRHLPLKAIQHPPLPHTLATLAWGICWDQRELPTDPPRPATAVPPFPPSPVPRTTFSAARACSRRQPAAKARPTKSVSPWQHKEMIAIKLKRKKSDNSHVTPHGCYLL is encoded by the exons ATGTGCGGATCGCTTCTCCCTTCACTACTGGCCATCGGATgcctgctggccctggcctcAGCTGACTACAGGCAGGACTTCGAGGACTTGCCCGTCCCCGACAGCGAGTTCGATGAACGCCACGCACGATCGTCTTCGGGCATTCCGGCTCAAGCATATGCCGCGCCCGTAATCTACAATTCGCAGTCCAGCTACTCGGCGCCTGCGGCCCCGTCTTATTcagcgccagcagctccaAGTTATTCGGCACCTGCTCCGAGCTATTCAGCACCTGCCGCTCCGAGCTATTCAGCACCGGCATCTCAAGGATATTCAGCGCCTGCAGCCCCATCTTACTCGGCACCTGCGGCTCCCTCTTATTCAGCACCTGCTGCTCCGAGCTATTCAGCACCAGCATCTCAAGGATATTCAGCGCCTGCAGCTCCATCTTACTcggcaccagcagctccaAGTTATTCGGCGCCAGCGGCTCCATCGTACTCAGCACCGGCTGCTCCGAGCTATTCAGCACCTGCCGCTCCGAGCTATTCAGCACCT GCAGCTCCATCTTATTCAGCTCCAGCCGCTCCATCGTACTCAGCACCAGCATCTCAAGGATATTCAGCTCCAGCGGCTCCATCTTATTCGGCACCAGCAGCCCAATCGTACTCATCAAATGCTAATCCCAGCTATTCAGCACCCAAATCATCTTATTCAGCGCCTGCAGCACCCAGCTATTCAGCACCCGCCGCTCCATCTTATTCGGCACCTCAAAGCTATTCAGCACCATCCTATTCAGCACCCGCCGGTCCATCATATTCTGCCCCAGCGGCTCCAAGTTATTCAGCCCCCGCAGCTCCATCTTATTCAGCACCCAAATCATCTTATTCATCATCCGCACCGTCATCATACTCAGCACCTGCTGCTCCGAGCTATTCTGCGCCTGCCGCACCAAGCTATTCAGCACCAGCTGCTCCCAGTTATTCGGCACATTCTGCTCCCAGCTATTCAGCACCAAAATCATCTTATTCAGCACCTGCTGCTCCAAGCTACTCAGCACCTGCCGCCCCAAGCTATTCAGCGCCTGCGGCTCCATCTTATTCAGCACATGCTGCTCCCAGCTATTCAGCACCAAAATCATCTTATTCAGCACCTGCCGCCCAAGCTATTCAGCGCCTGCGGCTCCATCTTATTCAGCACATGCTGCTCCCAGCTATTCAGCACCAAAATCATCTTATTCAGCACCTGCCGCCCCAAGCTATTCAGCGCCTGCGGCTCCATCTTATTCAGCACATGCTGCTCCCAGCTATTCAGCACCAAAATCATCTTATTCATCATCCGCACCGTCGTCATACTCGGCACCTGCCGCTCAAAGCTATTCAGCACCCGCCGCTCCCGCATACTCTGGCTACGCTCGCATGGGGGATATGCTGGGATCAGCGAGAACTTCCTACGGATCCGCCCCGGCCAGCTACGGCGGTGCCACCATTCCCGCCCAGCCCTGTCCCAAGAACTACATTTTCAGCTGCCAGGGCGTGTTCCAGAAGACAGCCTGCAGCCAAGGCTCGTCCTACTAAGAGCGTATCGCCATGGCAACATAAAGAAATGATAGCAATAAAGttgaagagaaaaaaatcaGACAATTCGCACGTAACCCCCCATGGATGTTATTTACTTTGA
- the LOC117903511 gene encoding uncharacterized protein LOC117903511 isoform X12, which yields MCGSLLPSLLAIGCLLALASADYRQDFEDLPVPDSEFDERHARSSSGIPAQAYAAPVIYNSQSSYSAPAAPSYSAPAAPSYSAPAPSYSAPAAPSYSAPASQGYSAPAAPSYSAPAAPSYSAPAAPSYSAPASQGYSAPAAPSYSAPAAPSYSAPAAPSYSAPAAPSYSAPAAPSYSAPAAPSYSAPASQGYSAPAAPSYSAPVGPSYSAPAAPSYSAPAAPSYSAPAAPSYSAPKSSYSSSAPSSYSAPAAPSYSAPAAPSYSAPAAPSYSAHSAPSYSAPKSSYSAPAAPSYSAPAAPSYSAPAAPSYSAHAAPSYSAPKSSYSAPAAQAIQRLRLHLIQHMLLPAIQHQNHLIQHLPPQAIQRLRLHLIQHMLLPAIQHQNHLIHHPHRRHTRHLPLKAIQHPPLPHTLATLAWGICWDQRELPTDPPRPATAVPPFPPSPVPRTTFSAARACSRRQPAAKARPTKSVSPWQHKEMIAIKLKRKKSDNSHVTPHGCYLL from the exons ATGTGCGGATCGCTTCTCCCTTCACTACTGGCCATCGGATgcctgctggccctggcctcAGCTGACTACAGGCAGGACTTCGAGGACTTGCCCGTCCCCGACAGCGAGTTCGATGAACGCCACGCACGATCGTCTTCGGGCATTCCGGCTCAAGCATATGCCGCGCCCGTAATCTACAATTCGCAGTCCAGCTACTCGGCGCCTGCGGCCCCGTCTTATTcagcgccagcagctccaAGTTATTCGGCACCTGCTCCGAGCTATTCAGCACCTGCCGCTCCGAGCTATTCAGCACCGGCATCTCAAGGATATTCAGCGCCTGCAGCCCCATCTTACTCGGCACCTGCGGCTCCCTCTTATTCAGCACCTGCTGCTCCGAGCTATTCAGCACCAGCATCTCAAGGATATTCAGCGCCTGCAGCTCCATCTTACTcggcaccagcagctccaAGTTATTCGGCGCCAGCGGCTCCATCGTACTCAGCACCGGCTGCTCCGAGCTATTCAGCACCTGCCGCTCCGAGCTATTCAGCACCTGCCGCTCCGAGCTATTCAGCACCAGCATCTCAAGGATATTCAGCCCCTGCAGCACCATCTTATTCGGCACCAGTGGGTCCGAGCTATTCAGCACCAGCGGCTCCGAGCTATTCAGCACCCGCAGCTCCATC TTATTCAGCCCCCGCAGCTCCATCTTATTCAGCACCCAAATCATCTTATTCATCATCCGCACCGTCATCATACTCAGCACCTGCTGCTCCGAGCTATTCTGCGCCTGCCGCACCAAGCTATTCAGCACCAGCTGCTCCCAGTTATTCGGCACATTCTGCTCCCAGCTATTCAGCACCAAAATCATCTTATTCAGCACCTGCTGCTCCAAGCTACTCAGCACCTGCCGCCCCAAGCTATTCAGCGCCTGCGGCTCCATCTTATTCAGCACATGCTGCTCCCAGCTATTCAGCACCAAAATCATCTTATTCAGCACCTGCCGCCCAAGCTATTCAGCGCCTGCGGCTCCATCTTATTCAGCACATGCTGCTCCCAGCTATTCAGCACCAAAATCATCTTATTCAGCACCTGCCGCCCCAAGCTATTCAGCGCCTGCGGCTCCATCTTATTCAGCACATGCTGCTCCCAGCTATTCAGCACCAAAATCATCTTATTCATCATCCGCACCGTCGTCATACTCGGCACCTGCCGCTCAAAGCTATTCAGCACCCGCCGCTCCCGCATACTCTGGCTACGCTCGCATGGGGGATATGCTGGGATCAGCGAGAACTTCCTACGGATCCGCCCCGGCCAGCTACGGCGGTGCCACCATTCCCGCCCAGCCCTGTCCCAAGAACTACATTTTCAGCTGCCAGGGCGTGTTCCAGAAGACAGCCTGCAGCCAAGGCTCGTCCTACTAAGAGCGTATCGCCATGGCAACATAAAGAAATGATAGCAATAAAGttgaagagaaaaaaatcaGACAATTCGCACGTAACCCCCCATGGATGTTATTTACTTTGA
- the LOC117903511 gene encoding uncharacterized protein LOC117903511 isoform X17 — protein MCGSLLPSLLAIGCLLALASADYRQDFEDLPVPDSEFDERHARSSSGIPAQAYAAPVIYNSQSSYSAPAAPSYSAPAAPSYSAPAPSYSAPAAPSYSAPASQGYSAPAAPSYSAPAAPSYSAPAAPSYSAPASQGYSAPAAPSYSAPAAPSYSAPAAPSYSAPAAPSYSAHSAPSYSAPKSSYSAPAAPSYSAPAAPSYSAPAAPSYSAHAAPSYSAPKSSYSAPAAQAIQRLRLHLIQHMLLPAIQHQNHLIQHLPPQAIQRLRLHLIQHMLLPAIQHQNHLIHHPHRRHTRHLPLKAIQHPPLPHTLATLAWGICWDQRELPTDPPRPATAVPPFPPSPVPRTTFSAARACSRRQPAAKARPTKSVSPWQHKEMIAIKLKRKKSDNSHVTPHGCYLL, from the exons ATGTGCGGATCGCTTCTCCCTTCACTACTGGCCATCGGATgcctgctggccctggcctcAGCTGACTACAGGCAGGACTTCGAGGACTTGCCCGTCCCCGACAGCGAGTTCGATGAACGCCACGCACGATCGTCTTCGGGCATTCCGGCTCAAGCATATGCCGCGCCCGTAATCTACAATTCGCAGTCCAGCTACTCGGCGCCTGCGGCCCCGTCTTATTcagcgccagcagctccaAGTTATTCGGCACCTGCTCCGAGCTATTCAGCACCTGCCGCTCCGAGCTATTCAGCACCGGCATCTCAAGGATATTCAGCGCCTGCAGCCCCATCTTACTCGGCACCTGCGGCTCCCTCTTATTCAGCACCTGCTGCTCCGAGCTATTCAGCACCAGCATCTCAAGGATATTCAGCGCCTGCAGCTCCATCTTACTcggcaccagcagctccaAGTTATTCGGCGCCAGCGGCTCCATC CTATTCAGCACCAGCTGCTCCCAGTTATTCGGCACATTCTGCTCCCAGCTATTCAGCACCAAAATCATCTTATTCAGCACCTGCTGCTCCAAGCTACTCAGCACCTGCCGCCCCAAGCTATTCAGCGCCTGCGGCTCCATCTTATTCAGCACATGCTGCTCCCAGCTATTCAGCACCAAAATCATCTTATTCAGCACCTGCCGCCCAAGCTATTCAGCGCCTGCGGCTCCATCTTATTCAGCACATGCTGCTCCCAGCTATTCAGCACCAAAATCATCTTATTCAGCACCTGCCGCCCCAAGCTATTCAGCGCCTGCGGCTCCATCTTATTCAGCACATGCTGCTCCCAGCTATTCAGCACCAAAATCATCTTATTCATCATCCGCACCGTCGTCATACTCGGCACCTGCCGCTCAAAGCTATTCAGCACCCGCCGCTCCCGCATACTCTGGCTACGCTCGCATGGGGGATATGCTGGGATCAGCGAGAACTTCCTACGGATCCGCCCCGGCCAGCTACGGCGGTGCCACCATTCCCGCCCAGCCCTGTCCCAAGAACTACATTTTCAGCTGCCAGGGCGTGTTCCAGAAGACAGCCTGCAGCCAAGGCTCGTCCTACTAAGAGCGTATCGCCATGGCAACATAAAGAAATGATAGCAATAAAGttgaagagaaaaaaatcaGACAATTCGCACGTAACCCCCCATGGATGTTATTTACTTTGA
- the LOC117903511 gene encoding uncharacterized protein LOC117903511 isoform X11, with amino-acid sequence MCGSLLPSLLAIGCLLALASADYRQDFEDLPVPDSEFDERHARSSSGIPAQAYAAPVIYNSQSSYSAPAAPSYSAPAAPSYSAPAPSYSAPAAPSYSAPASQGYSAPAAPSYSAPAAPSYSAPAAPSYSAPASQGYSAPAAPSYSAPAAPSYSAPAAPSYSAPAAPSYSAPAAPSYSAPAAPSYSAPASQGYSAPAAPSYSAPVGPSYSAPAAPSYSAPAAPSYSAPASQGYSAPAAPSYSAPAAPSYSAPAAPSYSAPAAPSYSAPAAPSYSAHSAPSYSAPKSSYSAPAAPSYSAPAAPSYSAPAAPSYSAHAAPSYSAPKSSYSAPAAQAIQRLRLHLIQHMLLPAIQHQNHLIQHLPPQAIQRLRLHLIQHMLLPAIQHQNHLIHHPHRRHTRHLPLKAIQHPPLPHTLATLAWGICWDQRELPTDPPRPATAVPPFPPSPVPRTTFSAARACSRRQPAAKARPTKSVSPWQHKEMIAIKLKRKKSDNSHVTPHGCYLL; translated from the exons ATGTGCGGATCGCTTCTCCCTTCACTACTGGCCATCGGATgcctgctggccctggcctcAGCTGACTACAGGCAGGACTTCGAGGACTTGCCCGTCCCCGACAGCGAGTTCGATGAACGCCACGCACGATCGTCTTCGGGCATTCCGGCTCAAGCATATGCCGCGCCCGTAATCTACAATTCGCAGTCCAGCTACTCGGCGCCTGCGGCCCCGTCTTATTcagcgccagcagctccaAGTTATTCGGCACCTGCTCCGAGCTATTCAGCACCTGCCGCTCCGAGCTATTCAGCACCGGCATCTCAAGGATATTCAGCGCCTGCAGCCCCATCTTACTCGGCACCTGCGGCTCCCTCTTATTCAGCACCTGCTGCTCCGAGCTATTCAGCACCAGCATCTCAAGGATATTCAGCGCCTGCAGCTCCATCTTACTcggcaccagcagctccaAGTTATTCGGCGCCAGCGGCTCCATCGTACTCAGCACCGGCTGCTCCGAGCTATTCAGCACCTGCCGCTCCGAGCTATTCAGCACCTGCCGCTCCGAGCTATTCAGCACCAGCATCTCAAGGATATTCAGCCCCTGCAGCACCATCTTATTCGGCACCAGTGGGTCCGAGCTATTCAGCACCAGCGGCTCCGAGCTATTCAGCACCCGCAGCTCCATCGTACTCAGCACCAGCATCTCAAGGATATTCAGCACCCGCAGCTCCTTCTTATTCAGCTCCAGCGGCTCCATCCTATTCAGCACCCGCAGCTCCATCTTATTCAGCTCCAGCCGCTCCATC CTATTCAGCACCAGCTGCTCCCAGTTATTCGGCACATTCTGCTCCCAGCTATTCAGCACCAAAATCATCTTATTCAGCACCTGCTGCTCCAAGCTACTCAGCACCTGCCGCCCCAAGCTATTCAGCGCCTGCGGCTCCATCTTATTCAGCACATGCTGCTCCCAGCTATTCAGCACCAAAATCATCTTATTCAGCACCTGCCGCCCAAGCTATTCAGCGCCTGCGGCTCCATCTTATTCAGCACATGCTGCTCCCAGCTATTCAGCACCAAAATCATCTTATTCAGCACCTGCCGCCCCAAGCTATTCAGCGCCTGCGGCTCCATCTTATTCAGCACATGCTGCTCCCAGCTATTCAGCACCAAAATCATCTTATTCATCATCCGCACCGTCGTCATACTCGGCACCTGCCGCTCAAAGCTATTCAGCACCCGCCGCTCCCGCATACTCTGGCTACGCTCGCATGGGGGATATGCTGGGATCAGCGAGAACTTCCTACGGATCCGCCCCGGCCAGCTACGGCGGTGCCACCATTCCCGCCCAGCCCTGTCCCAAGAACTACATTTTCAGCTGCCAGGGCGTGTTCCAGAAGACAGCCTGCAGCCAAGGCTCGTCCTACTAAGAGCGTATCGCCATGGCAACATAAAGAAATGATAGCAATAAAGttgaagagaaaaaaatcaGACAATTCGCACGTAACCCCCCATGGATGTTATTTACTTTGA